From Paenibacillus physcomitrellae, the proteins below share one genomic window:
- a CDS encoding glycosyltransferase family 2 protein produces MVWSNYLMLIAVICIWSLLLVNVMLIIAGYIYYMRTEKEEIPPLKGEYPFVSIMVPAHNEGRVIGKTVESLLALDYPHDRYEIIVINDNSSDNSAELLSGIQQKYAGRNLIVINTDKVTGGKGKSNALNIGFAQSQGELIAIYDADNTPEKTALRYLVAEIVNDASLGAVIGKFRTRNRDVNLLTRFINVETLSFQWMAQAGRWQLFKLCTIPGTNFIMRRHIVESIGGWDVKAIAEDTEISFRIYMMGYRIKFQPKAVTWEQEPQSLKVWFKQRTRWAKGNVYVIVKNLPLLFNRSARTVRFDILYFLSIYFLLVTSLLTSDILLVLNTIGYVHTTLASLSTFLWLLAILLFVVGTYVTLTTEKGEMSFSNVGVIMLMYITYCQLWMLVAANGLYNYFKDLIFKREVKWYKTERF; encoded by the coding sequence ATGGTATGGTCCAATTATTTAATGCTCATTGCCGTGATTTGCATTTGGTCCTTGCTTCTCGTGAACGTCATGCTGATCATTGCGGGTTATATCTATTATATGAGGACGGAGAAGGAAGAGATTCCGCCGCTTAAAGGGGAGTATCCGTTTGTTTCGATCATGGTTCCGGCTCATAACGAAGGCCGGGTGATTGGCAAAACGGTAGAGTCGCTGCTTGCGCTCGATTATCCCCATGACCGCTATGAAATCATCGTGATCAACGACAATTCGTCCGATAACAGCGCGGAGCTGCTGTCCGGTATTCAGCAGAAGTATGCGGGTCGCAACCTGATTGTCATCAACACCGATAAAGTAACGGGCGGAAAAGGCAAGTCGAACGCGCTTAACATCGGTTTCGCGCAAAGCCAAGGCGAGCTGATCGCCATCTATGATGCGGATAATACGCCGGAGAAGACGGCGCTGCGTTATTTGGTAGCCGAAATCGTCAATGATGCTTCCCTTGGCGCGGTCATCGGCAAATTCAGGACCCGCAACCGGGACGTCAATCTGCTTACCCGCTTCATCAATGTCGAGACCTTATCCTTTCAGTGGATGGCGCAGGCGGGAAGATGGCAGCTGTTCAAGCTGTGCACGATTCCGGGCACGAACTTCATCATGCGCCGCCACATTGTGGAGAGTATAGGGGGATGGGATGTCAAAGCGATTGCCGAAGACACGGAGATCAGCTTCCGGATTTATATGATGGGCTACCGGATCAAGTTTCAGCCCAAGGCGGTTACCTGGGAGCAGGAGCCTCAATCGCTGAAGGTCTGGTTTAAACAGCGGACAAGGTGGGCGAAGGGCAATGTTTATGTTATCGTCAAGAATCTGCCGCTGCTCTTCAACCGGTCTGCACGAACGGTACGCTTTGATATTTTGTATTTCCTTTCGATTTATTTCCTGCTCGTCACTTCGCTGCTGACGTCGGACATTCTGCTGGTCCTGAACACGATCGGTTATGTGCATACCACGCTAGCCAGTCTCAGCACCTTCCTGTGGCTGCTGGCGATCCTGCTATTTGTCGTAGGTACCTATGTTACTTTGACTACGGAAAAAGGAGAAATGTCCTTCTCCAACGTAGGCGTCATTATGCTCATGTACATTACCTATTGTCAGCTTTGGATGCTGGTTGCGGCGAACGGGCTGTACAACTACTTCAAGGATCTGATCTTCAAGAGAGAGGTCAAATGGTATAAAACGGAGCGGTTTTAG
- a CDS encoding cellulose biosynthesis cyclic di-GMP-binding regulatory protein BcsB, producing MNKKWPALLLFLLVISLGYPFGNAASAAAAGSELTYVTSFGADASLSGEKVSKQIYFSIPDYWKVQKTTVKLDYRVSQILENQRSSVTLSVNGTSFYSFRPAAGEGEQQLNVQVPSNLLKEDSNVLEVTGYLREETQNDVCTTEPSPDQWLNIYGTSSVAVTHTNKEMTAEIREFNKRFTAIDNASGGRSAVAVPEGADPAELEAASYALSGYAGGSDLGSGALPLIPYTSDQLQGKFLVLLVSTYEHLPADIKAKIGSSQLSNSAVIQLIHPDHQPTLVVTSANKELLVKAGRMAANLSLMSQLDTDKIVVDADTAVDTPPVDINRIVPLTDSGDQLTGSGHQEQTYYISMPANRSIAGAGKVSVSFRYAENLDFERSLMTVLVNGKPIGSKKLSEELAGGDKAVFPIPSNIDVAGNFSLTVAFDLELENAYCSGSGGQMPWAFITKDSALQLSSKDRTEMLFNNYPYPFLRDGSFNHVAVVLPEKADAATYSTIGNLFSLLGKYAEGNNGGIEFFNDNADKNQLKNSNLIVIGTYRDNKLIQLYNKNLYFKFNDEGTAIASNEKIRITETYGKRIGVIQLVPSPWNDANGMMVLTGASSAYYELASRLAANEANKYKLYGDGVLTDKDGNVQAFRFKKEAGGSDESLVKDILQRSDVVGFMAAVVTVACLVIVSLILLIRKHSRRQKNRQRSRQQTRSKRRGGK from the coding sequence ATGAATAAAAAATGGCCCGCCCTGCTGCTCTTCCTGTTGGTGATCAGTTTAGGTTATCCGTTCGGCAATGCCGCTTCTGCGGCCGCCGCCGGGAGCGAGCTTACCTATGTCACCAGCTTTGGAGCCGATGCTTCTCTTTCCGGAGAGAAGGTGTCCAAACAGATTTATTTTTCGATTCCGGATTACTGGAAGGTTCAGAAGACAACCGTCAAGCTGGATTACCGGGTTTCGCAAATCCTCGAGAACCAGAGATCCAGCGTTACGCTGTCTGTCAATGGCACCTCGTTTTATTCGTTTCGTCCTGCGGCGGGAGAAGGGGAACAGCAGCTGAACGTTCAAGTCCCGTCCAACCTGCTCAAGGAAGATTCCAACGTCCTTGAAGTCACGGGATACCTGCGTGAGGAAACGCAAAATGATGTCTGTACCACGGAACCTTCGCCAGATCAGTGGCTGAATATTTATGGCACCTCAAGCGTTGCCGTTACTCACACCAACAAGGAAATGACCGCGGAGATCCGGGAGTTCAACAAACGTTTCACCGCTATTGATAATGCGAGCGGCGGCAGAAGCGCCGTTGCTGTGCCTGAGGGAGCCGATCCGGCTGAGCTGGAGGCTGCATCCTATGCGTTGTCCGGGTATGCCGGCGGCAGTGACCTGGGCAGCGGAGCGCTCCCGTTAATCCCTTATACGTCCGATCAACTGCAGGGAAAGTTTCTGGTGCTTCTGGTATCCACGTATGAGCATTTGCCAGCCGATATCAAGGCGAAGATTGGGAGCAGCCAGCTGTCCAACTCCGCTGTTATCCAGCTGATCCACCCGGATCATCAGCCTACACTGGTGGTTACGTCTGCCAACAAGGAGCTGCTTGTGAAAGCGGGCCGTATGGCGGCGAATCTGTCTTTGATGAGCCAATTGGATACGGATAAAATCGTTGTGGATGCCGATACCGCTGTAGATACTCCCCCCGTCGACATTAACCGGATTGTTCCGCTGACGGATTCGGGGGATCAGCTGACAGGTTCGGGGCATCAGGAGCAGACCTACTATATCTCCATGCCTGCCAACCGGTCGATTGCCGGTGCAGGTAAAGTCAGCGTCAGCTTCCGTTATGCTGAAAATCTTGATTTTGAACGCTCCCTGATGACGGTCCTCGTGAACGGCAAGCCGATCGGCAGTAAAAAGCTGTCCGAAGAGTTAGCGGGCGGTGACAAGGCCGTGTTCCCGATTCCATCTAACATTGATGTCGCGGGTAATTTTTCACTTACGGTAGCTTTCGATCTGGAGCTTGAGAATGCTTATTGTTCCGGCTCGGGGGGGCAGATGCCCTGGGCGTTTATCACGAAGGATTCCGCCCTGCAGCTAAGCAGCAAGGACCGTACCGAAATGCTGTTTAATAACTACCCCTACCCGTTCCTGCGGGATGGCAGCTTTAATCATGTAGCCGTAGTTCTGCCGGAGAAGGCGGATGCGGCCACCTACAGCACGATTGGCAACCTGTTCAGTCTGCTCGGTAAATACGCTGAGGGGAATAACGGGGGGATCGAGTTCTTCAATGATAATGCAGACAAGAATCAGCTCAAGAACAGCAATCTCATCGTGATCGGAACTTATCGGGATAACAAGCTCATTCAGCTTTATAACAAGAATTTGTATTTCAAGTTCAACGATGAAGGAACAGCTATAGCATCCAATGAAAAAATCCGCATTACCGAAACCTACGGCAAACGGATCGGTGTGATTCAGCTCGTTCCGTCTCCATGGAACGACGCTAACGGGATGATGGTCTTAACCGGCGCAAGTTCTGCTTATTATGAGCTGGCCTCCCGGCTGGCTGCCAATGAAGCCAATAAATACAAGCTGTATGGCGATGGGGTGCTGACGGATAAGGACGGCAACGTTCAGGCCTTCCGTTTTAAGAAAGAAGCCGGCGGTTCGGATGAATCGCTGGTCAAGGACATTTTACAGCGCAGTGACGTTGTTGGCTTTATGGCGGCCGTTGTCACTGTGGCTTGTCTGGTCATCGTGTCGCTGATCCTGCTGATCCGCAAGCACAGCCGCCGGCAGAAGAACCGTCAGCGCTCCCGCCAGCAGACCCGGTCGAAGAGAAGAGGTGGCAAATAA
- a CDS encoding diguanylate cyclase domain-containing protein — translation MRRTRNHSLVSDLAFLSFIVLCNICLIFTAGDPSQYLSDLILMNLCFFLAIVTYFTNVTAGLVLNVVFIFAYGIYITIQTVSLSQTIGLSTYFWMIMAPVLTIVVWLFTSSARELQEENELLKRQQERLVTVDETTDLKNSLSFNKDTAVFAGLSTRYQIPLSLLVIKVKYWSEIRRFIPEEQLTEAIYNVSQISQSSIRTNDALYLLDKEDVTWGLLLFTDLEGTQIVVERIKQRLREFNEQQFAGKYKVELNLRIGAAEYHPDTVRSPLEFIARAKNQLEYDV, via the coding sequence ATGCGGCGTACCCGTAACCATAGCCTGGTCTCCGATCTGGCGTTCCTTTCGTTTATCGTACTGTGCAATATTTGCCTGATCTTTACGGCGGGAGACCCCAGTCAGTATTTGAGCGACCTGATCCTGATGAATCTCTGCTTCTTCCTGGCGATTGTGACGTATTTTACGAACGTAACCGCTGGTTTGGTGCTGAACGTGGTGTTTATTTTCGCCTATGGCATTTATATCACGATTCAAACGGTTTCCCTTTCCCAGACGATTGGCCTGAGTACGTATTTCTGGATGATCATGGCCCCGGTCCTTACGATAGTAGTATGGCTGTTCACTTCCTCAGCACGCGAGCTGCAGGAGGAGAACGAGCTGCTGAAGCGGCAGCAGGAACGGCTGGTAACCGTGGATGAAACCACCGACCTGAAGAATTCGCTATCCTTTAACAAGGATACGGCGGTGTTTGCCGGCTTGTCGACCCGCTATCAGATCCCGTTGTCTCTGCTCGTCATCAAAGTGAAATACTGGAGTGAAATCCGCCGTTTTATTCCGGAAGAACAGCTGACAGAAGCGATTTATAACGTTTCCCAGATCAGCCAGTCCAGTATTCGGACCAATGACGCTCTTTATCTGCTGGATAAAGAGGATGTGACCTGGGGGCTGCTGCTGTTTACCGATCTGGAAGGCACCCAGATTGTAGTAGAGCGGATCAAACAGCGGCTGCGGGAGTTCAACGAGCAGCAGTTTGCAGGCAAATATAAAGTAGAATTGAATCTCCGGATTGGGGCCGCCGAATATCACCCCGACACGGTCCGCTCACCGCTAGAGTTTATTGCAAGAGCGAAGAATCAGCTGGAATACGATGTATGA
- the lepB gene encoding signal peptidase I, producing MDKGAAGIAGTITGPEQARTSKKSEVWGWVRFIIYLGIAYFLITHIIGLSRVSGHSMQPSLNNSDILLINRLSVYTGSPHYGDVVVVKSHKLSYELIKRVIGVEGDRVAIQDGVVYKNGQPLPELYTAGVPDDMPEVLVGENEVFVMGDNRTPGESLDSRSSELGLIEKKEIKGYALMKLIPWSAIAKPLKHMSE from the coding sequence ATGGACAAGGGAGCAGCTGGCATTGCCGGAACCATCACGGGACCCGAGCAGGCCCGGACAAGTAAAAAATCGGAGGTATGGGGCTGGGTAAGATTTATTATCTACCTGGGAATTGCCTATTTCCTCATCACACACATCATCGGGTTGAGCCGGGTATCGGGGCACTCCATGCAGCCCTCCCTTAACAACAGTGATATTTTATTAATCAACAGATTGTCCGTTTATACGGGGAGCCCCCATTATGGGGATGTTGTTGTGGTCAAGAGCCATAAATTGTCTTATGAATTAATCAAAAGGGTTATCGGCGTTGAAGGGGACCGGGTCGCCATTCAGGACGGCGTTGTTTACAAGAACGGTCAGCCGCTTCCGGAGCTTTACACCGCAGGTGTGCCTGATGACATGCCAGAGGTGCTGGTCGGTGAGAACGAAGTATTCGTAATGGGGGATAACCGGACACCAGGGGAAAGCCTGGACAGCAGAAGCAGTGAGCTGGGGCTTATAGAGAAGAAAGAAATCAAGGGTTATGCGCTAATGAAGCTGATTCCCTGGTCGGCGATAGCCAAACCGCTTAAACATATGTCGGAATAA
- a CDS encoding response regulator transcription factor codes for MPIQVIVVDPYQLVRRGITSILEGEPNIEVCGEAADRKEALELIKRLDPHICIMNNRINQQSGLDVIDKLKYEGADCRFIYLTSSMKPSEIQQAIMLGVEGIIPKEAQPEELLFAVGMVGRGRKYYDYELVEAKLLEGFQKNDSHLTPKETEVLQMLSEGLSNKEIASRLFITDYTVKKHVSQILAKLDLPDRTKAALYYHNKGLRENILV; via the coding sequence ATGCCCATACAGGTTATTGTCGTCGATCCTTATCAGCTAGTTAGAAGAGGCATCACCTCGATTCTGGAAGGAGAACCGAACATTGAAGTATGTGGTGAAGCCGCAGACCGCAAAGAGGCTCTTGAACTGATTAAGAGATTGGATCCTCATATCTGCATTATGAACAACCGGATTAATCAGCAAAGCGGACTTGATGTCATAGACAAGCTGAAATATGAAGGTGCCGACTGCCGTTTTATTTATCTGACTTCAAGCATGAAGCCTTCCGAGATCCAGCAGGCTATTATGCTTGGCGTAGAAGGTATAATTCCTAAGGAAGCTCAGCCTGAAGAACTGCTGTTTGCTGTCGGAATGGTGGGTCGCGGGCGTAAATATTATGATTATGAACTTGTGGAGGCCAAGCTCCTGGAAGGGTTCCAGAAGAACGACAGTCATCTGACCCCTAAAGAGACCGAGGTGCTGCAGATGCTGAGCGAAGGGTTATCCAACAAGGAGATCGCCTCACGCCTCTTTATTACCGATTACACCGTAAAGAAGCACGTCAGTCAGATCTTAGCCAAGCTGGACTTGCCTGACCGTACCAAAGCGGCTTTATATTATCACAATAAAGGACTTCGGGAGAACATCCTCGTTTAA
- the hxlB gene encoding 6-phospho-3-hexuloisomerase produces the protein MSASSQLARLIASELEQSAQLIADSAIAELADKVLGAEQVFLAGAGRSGLMGRAFAMRLMHAGIPAYVVGETITPGITERDLLVIGSGSGETASLVQMANKAKTAKASVAVVTINPASSLGSICDLAVKLPGAVKDRSRQDQMSETRTVQPMGSLFEQTLLVFYDAVILRIMEQKGLEGTRMYGNHANLE, from the coding sequence ATGAGCGCCTCTTCTCAATTGGCCCGGCTGATCGCCAGCGAACTGGAGCAATCCGCACAGCTGATTGCTGACAGCGCCATTGCAGAGCTGGCCGATAAGGTGCTGGGCGCGGAGCAGGTTTTCCTGGCCGGAGCGGGCCGCTCAGGACTGATGGGCCGGGCCTTCGCCATGCGCCTGATGCATGCGGGGATCCCCGCTTATGTGGTAGGCGAAACGATCACGCCGGGAATTACGGAACGGGATCTGCTCGTTATCGGTTCAGGTTCCGGCGAAACCGCCAGCCTGGTCCAGATGGCGAACAAAGCGAAAACGGCTAAAGCTTCCGTGGCAGTTGTTACGATTAATCCGGCGTCTTCCCTTGGTTCAATCTGCGACCTGGCCGTTAAACTTCCCGGTGCCGTTAAAGACCGGAGCCGGCAGGATCAGATGTCCGAAACCCGGACGGTTCAGCCGATGGGTTCTTTGTTTGAGCAGACGCTGCTGGTCTTCTATGACGCCGTCATCTTGAGAATTATGGAGCAGAAAGGTCTGGAAGGCACTCGTATGTATGGCAACCATGCTAATCTGGAATAA
- the hxlA gene encoding 3-hexulose-6-phosphate synthase, whose amino-acid sequence MELQLALDLVDITGAKEVVAEVAEYIDIVEIGTPVIINEGLHAVKAVKEAFPNLTVLADLKVMDAGGYEVMKAAEAGAGIVTILGVSDDLTISGAVAEAKKQGARILVDMINVKNLAERAKEVDALGVDYICVHSGYDHQAAGMNSFEDLRTIKSVVKQAKTAIAGGIKLDTIAEVVSAGPDLVIVGGGITGADDRKAAAAEIQKLVKQA is encoded by the coding sequence ATGGAACTTCAATTGGCACTCGATTTAGTGGATATTACAGGCGCGAAGGAAGTTGTAGCCGAGGTAGCGGAATATATCGATATCGTGGAAATCGGGACTCCCGTTATTATTAATGAAGGTCTGCACGCCGTTAAGGCGGTTAAAGAAGCTTTCCCTAACTTGACGGTTCTGGCTGACCTTAAGGTAATGGATGCAGGCGGATACGAGGTTATGAAAGCGGCCGAAGCCGGAGCGGGCATCGTTACGATCCTCGGCGTATCCGACGATTTGACCATCAGCGGCGCAGTAGCGGAAGCGAAAAAACAAGGCGCACGTATTCTCGTAGACATGATCAATGTGAAAAACCTGGCCGAACGCGCCAAAGAAGTAGACGCACTTGGCGTCGACTACATCTGTGTACATTCCGGTTATGACCACCAGGCTGCAGGCATGAACTCGTTTGAAGACCTGCGCACAATCAAAAGCGTGGTTAAACAAGCCAAAACAGCTATCGCCGGCGGCATCAAGCTGGATACCATTGCTGAGGTCGTCAGCGCTGGACCGGATCTGGTGATCGTGGGCGGCGGCATCACCGGCGCGGATGACCGTAAAGCAGCTGCAGCGGAAATTCAAAAGCTCGTGAAGCAGGCGTAA
- a CDS encoding winged helix-turn-helix transcriptional regulator, with translation MANELKERINLKEINCEKELTLAVIGGKWKLIILWHLGLEGTKRFGELKKLIPNITQKMLTNQLRELEEDKLISRRVYPEVPPRVEYSMTEYGISLMPVLKSMYEWGKHYGEAVVWNECPEKEADKQSAEPALAVSE, from the coding sequence TTGGCGAATGAGCTGAAAGAACGGATCAATCTCAAGGAAATCAACTGCGAGAAAGAACTGACGCTTGCCGTTATAGGCGGGAAGTGGAAATTGATCATATTATGGCATCTTGGTCTTGAAGGCACCAAACGGTTCGGTGAACTGAAGAAGCTGATCCCTAACATTACGCAAAAAATGCTGACCAACCAGCTTCGTGAGCTGGAGGAAGACAAACTGATCAGCCGCAGGGTGTATCCGGAGGTGCCGCCTCGCGTGGAATACTCCATGACCGAATACGGCATCAGCCTTATGCCGGTGCTCAAGTCGATGTACGAATGGGGCAAACACTACGGTGAAGCCGTAGTCTGGAATGAATGTCCGGAGAAGGAAGCTGACAAGCAATCCGCAGAGCCTGCGCTCGCTGTTAGCGAATAA
- a CDS encoding ATP-binding cassette domain-containing protein — translation MKPRHFFIRLLSLHPVLYLANLVAWTLIHMSLLIPGLITKKYFDQLESHTQLGYGVWALASLLIGAALARIAIIALGFLTDVHFRFRTSMLLRRNMLAHVLNEPGARAIPCSPGEAISNFRDDIDQTEEAISWSVDSLGLVGFAIVAGYILISIDAQMTLFVFVPLVLVVAAAQIATARIQKYRAASREATARVTSSISEMFSNVQAIQVAGAESRVVRRFVELSDRRRQTMVKDKLITEALSSVFTNSVNLGTGVILVLAGYKMRSGTFSVGDLSLFVYYLTFVTQLISNLGNFMTFYKQMTVSFKRLVTMIQGAPASLLTAAAYIGVGKPGRNWGERRSGQNKAGKTGKKASRTVLDAETEKTARQTDLDKGAGKTTRRSGWDAGSSAAEASASAAYSPAADGLITAASALDTSGLQAGPLQKLEARGLSYKYPETGRGIQGINLELERGSFTVITGMIGSGKTTLLRTLLGLLPASSGEIRWNGRRVEKPADFFVPPQSAYTAQIPRLYSDKLRDNILLGLPPEQSSLAGALHAAVLEEDVARLEHGLDTMVGPRGVKLSGGQAQRTAAARMLVRDAELYVFDDLSSALDVETERKLWERLFRERGEATCLVVSHRKAALAHADRIIVLKNGTIEASGTAEQLLATSDSFRQLWYGEEAGGDTAD, via the coding sequence GTGAAGCCTCGGCATTTTTTCATTAGATTGCTTTCACTGCACCCGGTTCTCTACTTGGCCAATCTGGTGGCCTGGACGCTGATTCACATGTCACTGCTGATTCCTGGCCTGATCACCAAGAAATATTTTGACCAGCTTGAGAGCCACACCCAGCTGGGCTATGGCGTATGGGCGCTGGCGTCCCTGCTCATCGGCGCTGCTTTAGCCCGGATAGCCATTATTGCCCTCGGCTTCCTGACGGATGTCCACTTCCGGTTCAGGACGAGTATGCTGCTTCGCCGCAATATGCTGGCCCATGTGCTGAATGAACCGGGGGCAAGGGCAATTCCTTGTTCACCGGGTGAAGCAATCAGCAACTTCCGGGACGACATCGACCAGACGGAGGAAGCGATCAGCTGGTCGGTGGACTCCCTTGGACTGGTCGGCTTCGCGATTGTGGCCGGATATATCCTGATCTCCATCGATGCGCAGATGACGTTATTTGTGTTTGTGCCGCTGGTGTTGGTCGTAGCGGCCGCCCAGATCGCCACAGCGCGCATACAGAAGTATCGTGCGGCAAGCCGCGAAGCCACGGCAAGAGTCACCAGCTCGATCAGTGAAATGTTCTCCAACGTGCAGGCCATTCAGGTTGCCGGAGCGGAATCGCGAGTTGTACGGCGGTTTGTAGAGCTGAGCGACCGCCGCCGCCAAACGATGGTGAAGGATAAGCTGATCACCGAAGCCTTGTCTTCGGTATTCACCAACTCCGTAAACCTGGGCACCGGCGTCATTCTCGTGCTGGCCGGCTACAAGATGCGCAGCGGCACTTTCAGTGTCGGCGATTTATCGTTGTTTGTGTATTATCTGACGTTCGTAACGCAGCTGATCTCCAATCTGGGGAACTTCATGACGTTCTATAAACAGATGACCGTCAGCTTTAAACGCTTGGTAACCATGATCCAGGGAGCGCCTGCTTCCCTGCTGACTGCTGCGGCTTATATCGGGGTTGGCAAGCCGGGCCGAAACTGGGGCGAACGCCGAAGCGGCCAAAATAAAGCCGGGAAGACGGGTAAGAAGGCAAGCCGCACCGTCTTGGATGCGGAGACAGAAAAAACGGCGAGACAAACCGACTTGGATAAGGGGGCAGGCAAGACGACAAGACGCTCCGGCTGGGATGCGGGGTCTTCCGCTGCGGAGGCGTCCGCCTCGGCGGCCTATTCCCCGGCGGCGGACGGCTTGATAACGGCTGCCTCAGCCCTTGACACGTCCGGCCTTCAAGCGGGTCCGCTCCAAAAGCTGGAGGCCCGCGGGTTGAGTTATAAGTATCCCGAGACCGGCCGGGGGATTCAAGGCATTAATCTGGAGCTGGAGCGGGGCTCATTTACGGTCATCACCGGAATGATCGGTTCCGGCAAAACAACGCTGCTCCGCACCCTGCTCGGCCTGCTGCCGGCAAGCAGCGGGGAGATCCGCTGGAACGGCCGGCGAGTAGAGAAGCCGGCAGACTTCTTTGTGCCGCCGCAGAGTGCCTACACGGCGCAAATCCCGCGGCTGTACAGCGACAAGCTGCGCGATAACATCCTGCTCGGCCTGCCTCCCGAGCAGAGCAGCCTGGCCGGCGCGCTGCATGCCGCCGTCCTCGAGGAAGACGTCGCCCGGCTGGAGCACGGGCTCGACACCATGGTCGGACCGCGCGGCGTCAAGCTGTCCGGCGGTCAGGCTCAGCGTACCGCGGCCGCGCGCATGCTTGTCCGCGACGCTGAGCTGTACGTCTTCGACGACCTGTCCAGTGCGCTGGACGTCGAGACGGAGCGCAAGCTTTGGGAGCGGCTGTTCCGCGAGCGCGGCGAGGCCACCTGCCTCGTCGTCTCGCACCGCAAAGCCGCGCTGGCTCACGCCGACCGAATCATCGTGCTGAAGAACGGCACGATCGAAGCCTCGGGCACGGCGGAGCAGCTGCTGGCGACCAGCGACAGCTTCCGCCAGCTGTGGTACGGCGAAGAAGCCGGCGGAGATACCGCCGACTGA